The following coding sequences lie in one Mesorhizobium sp. DCY119 genomic window:
- a CDS encoding MoxR family ATPase, with protein sequence MRFEGTSAYVAEKDLMVAVNAAIALERPLLVKGEPGTGKTELAKQVASALGLDLIEWHIKSTTRAQQGLYEYDAVSRLRDSQLGDDRFNDIKNYIKRGKLWEAFAAGRKVVLLIDEIDKADIEFPNDLLQELDKMEFFVYETGETIRADVRPIVIITSNNEKELPDAFLRRCFFHYIRFPDADTLTKIVEVHYPGIKQNLVRAALTQFYEIRDVAGLKKKPSTSEALDWIRLLVADDIDPADLRADPKNALPKLHGALLKNEQDVHLFERLAFMARRQG encoded by the coding sequence ATGCGTTTTGAAGGCACCTCGGCCTATGTTGCCGAAAAGGATCTGATGGTCGCGGTCAATGCGGCGATCGCGCTGGAGCGGCCCTTGCTGGTCAAGGGCGAGCCCGGCACCGGCAAGACCGAGCTTGCCAAGCAGGTGGCATCCGCCCTTGGCCTCGACCTGATCGAATGGCACATCAAATCGACCACCCGCGCCCAGCAGGGCCTCTACGAATATGACGCCGTGTCGCGCCTGCGCGACAGCCAGCTCGGCGACGACCGCTTCAACGACATCAAGAACTACATCAAGCGCGGCAAATTGTGGGAAGCCTTCGCCGCCGGCCGGAAGGTCGTGCTTCTGATCGACGAGATCGACAAGGCCGACATCGAATTCCCCAACGACCTGCTGCAGGAACTCGATAAGATGGAGTTCTTCGTCTACGAGACCGGCGAGACGATCCGGGCGGATGTGCGCCCCATCGTCATCATCACCTCCAACAACGAGAAGGAACTGCCCGACGCCTTCCTGCGCCGCTGCTTCTTCCACTACATCCGCTTCCCCGATGCCGACACGCTGACCAAGATCGTCGAGGTCCACTATCCCGGCATCAAGCAGAACCTCGTGCGCGCCGCCCTCACCCAGTTCTACGAAATCCGCGACGTGGCCGGCCTGAAGAAGAAGCCGTCGACCTCCGAGGCGCTCGACTGGATCAGGCTGCTGGTCGCCGACGACATCGACCCTGCCGACCTGCGCGCCGACCCGAAGAACGCCCTGCCCAAACTGCACGGCGCGCTTCTCAAGAACGAGCAGGACGTTCACCTGTTCGAACGGCTGGCGTTCATGGCGCGGCGGCAGGGGTAG
- a CDS encoding 5-formyltetrahydrofolate cyclo-ligase, translating into MMEKALKKQLRLEALARRDALPVVWRIEASLQMADMAAAIPVEPGQIVSAFWPMRSEVDIRPLMFSLREKGARLCLPAILDKTTIVFRELVRGAELVEMSFGTAGPPEDAEVLDPSLMLIPLAAFDARGHRIGYGAGYYDRAISRLRDKGLDPRMIGIAFDCQEVPLVPDEPHDVIIPEILTESGLRRFGDA; encoded by the coding sequence ATGATGGAAAAAGCACTCAAGAAACAACTGCGCCTGGAAGCGCTGGCGCGCCGCGACGCGCTGCCGGTGGTGTGGCGCATCGAGGCGTCGCTGCAGATGGCGGATATGGCAGCTGCGATCCCGGTCGAGCCGGGGCAGATCGTCTCGGCTTTCTGGCCGATGCGCTCCGAGGTCGATATCAGGCCGCTGATGTTTTCCCTGCGCGAAAAGGGTGCGCGGCTCTGCCTGCCGGCGATCCTCGACAAGACGACGATCGTCTTTCGCGAACTGGTGCGCGGCGCCGAGCTTGTCGAGATGAGTTTTGGCACCGCAGGGCCGCCCGAGGATGCGGAAGTGCTCGATCCGTCGCTGATGCTGATACCGCTGGCCGCCTTCGACGCGCGCGGCCATCGCATCGGCTATGGCGCCGGCTACTACGACCGGGCGATTTCACGCCTGCGCGACAAGGGCCTGGACCCGCGCATGATCGGCATCGCCTTCGATTGCCAGGAGGTGCCGCTGGTGCCCGACGAGCCGCATGACGTGATCATCCCGGAAATCCTGACCGAAAGCGGCCTGCGCCGGTTTGGCGACGCTTGA
- a CDS encoding helix-turn-helix domain-containing protein has translation MLLDEAPLNTPGRVPRVKIIRRALHLSQEEFASRYLIPLGTLRDWEQGRTEPDQAARAYLRVIAKEPETVSRALGTRDAA, from the coding sequence ATGCTGCTGGACGAAGCGCCGTTGAACACGCCTGGCCGTGTGCCGCGCGTGAAGATCATCAGGCGCGCGCTACATCTGTCACAGGAAGAATTTGCCAGCCGCTATCTGATCCCGCTGGGGACGTTGCGGGATTGGGAGCAGGGCAGGACGGAACCGGATCAGGCCGCGCGCGCCTATCTTCGCGTTATCGCCAAGGAGCCGGAAACCGTATCGCGCGCGCTCGGAACACGGGACGCTGCATGA
- a CDS encoding YmdB family metallophosphoesterase → MRLLFLGDMVGKSGRTAVWQKLPGLISDFKLDFVIVNGENAAGGFGITEEIFRETLNAGADVVTTGNHVWDQREALTFAPREDRFLRPVNFPKGTPGRGSGVYIARNGARVFVSNIMGRVFMHPELDDPFQAVERELAACPLGEQADAVVIDFHAEATSEKMCFAHFVDGRASLVVGTHTHQPTADHQILNGGTAYLTDAGMCGDYDSSLGMDKEEPLNRFLSKVPKGRFEAANGPATICGLGADISDRTGLAERVAPLRLGPRLEETMPSFWS, encoded by the coding sequence ATGAGACTTCTTTTTCTCGGGGACATGGTGGGTAAATCCGGCCGCACGGCGGTGTGGCAAAAGCTGCCGGGGCTGATTTCCGACTTCAAGCTGGATTTCGTCATCGTCAATGGCGAGAACGCCGCCGGCGGCTTCGGCATAACCGAGGAAATCTTTCGCGAGACGCTGAATGCCGGGGCCGATGTCGTGACCACCGGCAACCATGTCTGGGACCAGCGCGAGGCGCTGACATTCGCACCGCGCGAGGACCGCTTCCTGCGCCCGGTGAATTTTCCGAAAGGCACGCCGGGGCGCGGTTCGGGCGTCTATATCGCCAGGAACGGCGCACGGGTGTTCGTCTCCAACATCATGGGCCGGGTGTTCATGCATCCCGAGCTGGACGATCCGTTCCAGGCGGTTGAGCGCGAGCTTGCCGCCTGCCCGCTCGGCGAGCAGGCGGATGCTGTGGTGATCGACTTCCATGCCGAGGCGACGAGCGAAAAAATGTGCTTTGCGCATTTCGTCGACGGGCGTGCCAGCCTCGTCGTCGGCACGCATACGCACCAGCCGACCGCCGACCACCAGATCCTCAACGGTGGCACCGCCTACCTGACCGACGCCGGCATGTGCGGCGATTATGATTCCTCGCTCGGCATGGACAAGGAAGAGCCGCTGAACCGGTTTCTTTCGAAAGTGCCGAAGGGACGTTTCGAGGCCGCGAACGGCCCTGCGACGATTTGCGGGCTCGGCGCCGATATATCCGACCGCACCGGGCTTGCCGAGAGGGTTGCGCCGTTGCGGCTCGGGCCACGCCTGGAAGAAACAATGCCTTCTTTCTGGTCTTGA